In Actinoplanes derwentensis, the following proteins share a genomic window:
- a CDS encoding DUF6493 family protein, producing the protein MIAAEQKISGGTATAPGVAALTDAATGGDVDRVLELLAIMDDPARRAARRPLDVAQKTMAADAPWEVRTAVAFAALGCRTTPAEAAKDLVTLWRRHRYWSGWAGRQLNAFTGRGPAWLADTGRRVAAAVPVRRPVDWRITGHDNATLYRVARELLWMAGAEPEAGDGYVLEWALSKQHREGELCLAPHVRVHRSTYQESMAQAFRTDPYTTAFLPRVFALAGFSTYLNDSEHWRAQLIALTETGEVARATLIDRCVEGLMSGGRVPEIRGFQKLLAEVDPTEDELAERAADWAGLAGRADAPTAGRALESLRRLRDAGRLDTGLLAETSYAVLSRPEKTLVRSHLKLLAEALRRTPEDAADLLPPIATAFGHTDTTVQEQAWKLVAQHLTAVGDAVRGELADALPGLTPDLRDRAAAVLGTPATATESQTPPIVVSAPLPVTVASGGAAEAVEEIAALLSARRPVPVDRERAVDGLIRAAYRDRAALAEHLVPVVRRQSWIPAGLYELLKAALGEMTVDEVPVGPRGMAGRSDHARCIPCLYEYLLEARWYEAARRLLTEPVPFLLAAPGWSNGALDAAVLVERLTEYARLGLHAGHVDLDQALLRARLPEPAARDRLAAEAAAIGTPDGVRLARWLESGGIHAGRDSGPDVEARTARPDLREGFTPDFRYAQARTALPALRDGFTPHFRHLDQILDSNWHFGTDFASPSLPEWIAVVPVFREYLADQLTNPLDHPQSLDDYLFDLPLLIETDGPAGHRLTMVFAGAIVSAGTAHRPAAVDALLQADARGELDAQWCGEVIGRWATRRGEMFDIVGVLTDLAHTGAHRPVWNILRALLPALLALPKRPRKLSGVLLLAADCAVRIGATGEVPGLSELAAVTAASQAVKQARRLRDALAAGVVATSGSVI; encoded by the coding sequence ATGATCGCCGCAGAGCAGAAGATTTCCGGCGGTACGGCCACCGCTCCCGGCGTCGCCGCGTTGACGGACGCCGCCACCGGAGGCGACGTCGACCGTGTCCTGGAGCTTCTCGCGATCATGGACGACCCGGCCAGACGTGCAGCGCGCCGGCCGCTGGACGTGGCACAGAAGACCATGGCCGCGGACGCTCCGTGGGAGGTGCGTACCGCCGTTGCGTTCGCCGCCCTCGGTTGCCGTACCACCCCCGCTGAGGCTGCGAAAGACCTGGTCACCCTCTGGCGGCGTCACCGTTATTGGTCCGGCTGGGCCGGCCGGCAACTGAACGCTTTCACCGGCCGGGGCCCCGCATGGCTCGCCGACACCGGGCGGCGAGTGGCCGCCGCCGTTCCGGTACGCCGCCCGGTCGACTGGCGGATCACCGGCCACGACAACGCGACGCTCTATCGTGTGGCCCGGGAACTACTGTGGATGGCGGGCGCCGAACCTGAGGCCGGCGACGGCTACGTGCTCGAATGGGCGCTCAGCAAACAGCACCGGGAGGGTGAGCTGTGCCTGGCCCCCCACGTGCGCGTCCACCGCAGCACCTATCAGGAGTCCATGGCCCAGGCGTTTAGGACCGACCCGTACACCACCGCATTTCTTCCCCGGGTCTTCGCTCTTGCCGGCTTCTCGACGTATCTCAACGACTCCGAGCACTGGCGCGCGCAGCTGATCGCCCTGACCGAGACCGGCGAGGTGGCCCGCGCGACCCTGATCGACCGCTGTGTCGAAGGGCTGATGAGTGGCGGCCGGGTGCCCGAGATCCGGGGCTTCCAGAAGCTGCTGGCAGAGGTCGATCCGACCGAGGACGAACTCGCTGAACGGGCCGCGGACTGGGCCGGCCTGGCAGGGCGTGCCGACGCGCCGACCGCCGGCCGTGCCCTCGAATCACTGCGCCGGCTGCGGGACGCCGGACGGCTCGACACCGGGCTGCTGGCCGAGACGTCGTACGCCGTGCTGTCCCGGCCGGAGAAGACGCTGGTCCGCAGCCATCTGAAACTGCTCGCCGAAGCCCTTCGCCGGACCCCGGAGGACGCCGCCGACCTGCTTCCGCCGATCGCCACCGCGTTCGGGCACACCGACACCACCGTGCAGGAACAGGCGTGGAAGCTGGTGGCCCAGCACCTCACGGCCGTCGGTGACGCTGTCCGCGGCGAACTCGCCGATGCCCTCCCGGGGCTGACGCCCGACCTGCGCGACCGAGCCGCCGCCGTCCTCGGCACACCGGCGACCGCGACCGAGTCGCAGACCCCGCCGATAGTGGTGTCCGCACCGCTCCCGGTGACTGTCGCGTCCGGTGGCGCGGCCGAGGCGGTCGAGGAGATCGCCGCCCTGCTCAGCGCCCGGCGGCCGGTACCGGTCGACCGCGAGCGGGCGGTCGACGGCCTGATCCGGGCCGCCTACCGGGACCGGGCGGCACTGGCCGAACACCTGGTTCCCGTGGTCCGCCGCCAGAGCTGGATTCCTGCCGGACTGTACGAGCTGCTCAAGGCAGCCCTGGGGGAGATGACAGTCGATGAGGTGCCGGTCGGCCCGAGAGGCATGGCCGGGCGCTCCGATCACGCGCGCTGCATCCCGTGCCTGTACGAATACCTGCTTGAGGCGCGGTGGTACGAGGCCGCGCGCCGGCTGCTGACCGAGCCGGTCCCGTTCCTGCTGGCCGCGCCCGGCTGGAGCAACGGCGCGCTCGACGCCGCCGTCCTGGTCGAACGTCTCACCGAGTACGCACGGCTGGGCCTGCATGCCGGGCACGTCGACCTCGACCAGGCGCTGCTGCGGGCCCGCCTGCCTGAGCCCGCGGCACGCGACAGGCTCGCAGCCGAAGCGGCCGCGATCGGTACACCCGACGGGGTACGGCTCGCCCGTTGGCTGGAATCCGGCGGCATCCACGCCGGCCGTGACAGCGGCCCCGACGTCGAAGCCCGCACCGCACGCCCCGACCTGCGGGAAGGATTCACCCCGGACTTCCGATACGCCCAGGCCCGCACCGCGCTACCCGCCCTGCGTGACGGCTTCACCCCGCACTTCCGGCATCTCGACCAGATCCTCGACTCCAACTGGCACTTCGGGACCGACTTTGCGTCACCCTCGCTTCCCGAGTGGATCGCCGTCGTCCCCGTGTTCCGCGAATATCTCGCCGACCAGCTCACCAACCCCCTGGATCACCCCCAGTCCCTCGACGACTACCTCTTCGACCTGCCGTTACTGATCGAGACGGACGGCCCCGCCGGTCACCGGCTCACCATGGTGTTCGCCGGTGCGATCGTCTCGGCTGGCACTGCACACCGGCCCGCCGCGGTTGACGCGCTGCTGCAGGCCGACGCGCGCGGCGAACTGGACGCGCAGTGGTGCGGCGAGGTGATCGGCCGATGGGCCACCCGGCGGGGCGAGATGTTCGACATCGTCGGTGTCCTGACCGACTTGGCGCATACCGGCGCACACCGCCCAGTGTGGAATATCCTGCGGGCACTGCTTCCAGCCTTGCTGGCCCTGCCCAAGCGCCCCCGCAAGCTCAGCGGCGTGCTGCTGCTGGCCGCCGATTGCGCTGTCCGGATCGGCGCGACCGGCGAGGTGCCCGGTTTGTCCGAGTTGGCCGCGGTCACCGCCGCCTCGCAGGCGGTGAAACAGGCCCGCCGACTGCGAGACGCCCTGGCCGCCGGCGTCGTAGCAACGTCGGGTAGCGTCATCTGA
- a CDS encoding arsenate reductase ArsC, translating into MSDTKPTVLFVCVHNAGRSQMAAGWLRHLAGDKVEVRSAGSEPAETINPAAVEAMKEVGIDITDQTPTKLTWDAAKESDAIITMGCGDACPVFPGKRYEDWKLEDPAGKGVDSVRPIRDEIKARIEALLADLLPAS; encoded by the coding sequence ATGAGTGACACCAAGCCCACCGTCCTGTTCGTCTGCGTCCACAACGCCGGCCGCTCCCAGATGGCCGCCGGCTGGCTGCGCCACCTCGCCGGCGACAAGGTCGAAGTCCGCTCCGCCGGCTCCGAGCCCGCCGAGACCATCAACCCGGCCGCGGTCGAGGCGATGAAGGAGGTCGGCATCGACATCACCGACCAGACCCCCACCAAACTCACCTGGGACGCCGCCAAGGAATCCGACGCCATCATCACCATGGGCTGCGGCGACGCCTGCCCCGTCTTCCCCGGCAAACGCTACGAGGACTGGAAACTCGAAGACCCCGCCGGCAAGGGCGTCGACTCCGTCCGCCCGATCCGCGACGAGATCAAGGCCCGCATCGAGGCGCTGCTCGCCGACCTGCTCCCCGCCTCCTGA
- a CDS encoding arsenate-mycothiol transferase ArsC has translation MSTVDTPALLAATTKDLADRFDGVHSADTVARYVADSYVALHRTAFGDSRLPELTKRFAADRLTALAPADDADRTPSVLFICIHNAGRSQTAAALMDHHADGAVRVHSAGSQPAATVSKSAAAVLAERGLTLDDAYSKPITAEILTSADVVVIAGGGEAVPRLPGPRYETWDLPHPPGDDLDGISAVRDEIDTRVQALLNQLTTH, from the coding sequence ATGAGCACCGTCGACACGCCGGCGCTACTCGCGGCCACCACCAAAGACCTGGCGGACCGCTTCGACGGCGTCCACTCGGCGGACACCGTGGCTCGCTACGTCGCTGACTCCTACGTCGCCCTGCACCGCACCGCCTTCGGCGACTCCCGGCTGCCGGAACTGACCAAGCGGTTCGCCGCCGACCGGCTCACCGCTCTGGCCCCGGCCGACGACGCCGACCGTACGCCGTCGGTGCTGTTCATCTGCATCCACAACGCCGGCCGCTCCCAGACGGCCGCCGCCCTGATGGACCACCACGCCGACGGTGCTGTGCGGGTGCACTCCGCCGGCTCGCAGCCCGCCGCGACGGTGTCGAAGTCGGCCGCCGCCGTGCTGGCCGAACGCGGACTCACCCTCGACGACGCCTACTCCAAGCCGATCACCGCCGAGATCCTGACGAGCGCCGACGTGGTCGTCATCGCCGGTGGTGGCGAAGCCGTTCCCAGGCTCCCCGGACCCCGATACGAGACCTGGGACCTGCCCCACCCGCCCGGCGACGACCTCGACGGCATCAGCGCCGTCCGCGACGAGATCGACACCCGGGTCCAAGCCCTGCTCAACCAGCTCACCACCCACTGA
- a CDS encoding aquaporin, giving the protein MHQITLWRRLLAEFLGTALLVTAVVGSGIMAVELSPDDVGLQLLENSVATAFALGALILTFGPVSGAHFNPVVSAADWFLGRRTGTGLTLPDLGGYAVAQTLGAIAGSILANLMFDLAPVTMSTKERAAGHLWLGEIVAVVGLLLLISALVRSGRASVAPAAVGAYIGAAYWFTSSTSFANPAVTVGRAFTDTFAGIAPASLPGFVFAQLVGLLLGVGLVLALYPHAVENAGAVVVAHDADPVRRA; this is encoded by the coding sequence ATGCACCAGATCACTTTGTGGCGGCGGCTGCTCGCCGAGTTCCTCGGCACCGCGCTGCTGGTCACCGCCGTCGTCGGCTCCGGCATCATGGCGGTCGAGCTGTCACCCGATGACGTGGGCCTGCAGCTGCTGGAGAACTCGGTCGCGACCGCGTTCGCACTCGGCGCGCTGATCCTGACCTTCGGCCCGGTCTCCGGCGCCCACTTCAACCCGGTCGTGTCGGCCGCCGACTGGTTTCTCGGCCGCCGCACCGGCACCGGCCTCACCCTCCCCGACCTCGGCGGGTACGCCGTCGCGCAGACCCTCGGTGCCATCGCCGGTTCAATCCTGGCCAACCTGATGTTCGACCTGGCCCCGGTCACGATGTCGACGAAAGAACGCGCCGCCGGCCACCTGTGGCTCGGCGAGATCGTCGCCGTCGTCGGCCTGCTCCTGCTGATCTCCGCGCTGGTCCGGTCCGGCCGGGCCTCCGTCGCACCGGCCGCCGTCGGCGCGTACATCGGCGCCGCCTACTGGTTCACCAGCAGCACCAGCTTCGCGAACCCGGCCGTCACCGTCGGCCGCGCGTTCACCGACACCTTCGCCGGCATTGCGCCGGCTTCGTTGCCCGGCTTCGTCTTTGCGCAGCTCGTCGGCCTGCTGCTCGGGGTAGGCCTGGTGCTGGCGCTGTACCCGCACGCCGTCGAGAACGCCGGCGCCGTCGTCGTCGCGCACGACGCCGACCCGGTTCGCCGCGCATGA